ACTTCGTGCGATCCTCTCATCAGGCGACCTCCTCTGGAACGGCGTGTAATCTGCAATTCAACCGTTCCACCGGAGGTCGCTTTCGTCAAGCCACGGCCTCAACTTTGGGAGTTACACCCATTGCTTTGACGAATCGGGTGCCCGGGATGTTCTGATACCCGTTGGAAGCGATTCTAAGCGAACTCCAAGAAACGCCGGTCGGCGCCTCACACCGCCAGGGGCCTGCCCTTGTGTCCCTTGATCTGGCCGAGTTCCGCGACGATCGCGTCGGCCATCTGGCTGGTGCCGACGGCTTGCTCCGGCGGGAGGCCGAGCAGGCGGCAGAGGTCGTAGGTGAGGGCCCGGCGGTCGGCGAGGACCCGGGAGATGGCCTGCTCGAGATCGGCGGCGGCGCTCTCGCCCAGGTCGCGCAGCAGCAGGGCGCCCGACAGGATCATGGCGAGCGGATCGACCTTGTTCTTGCCGGCGTACTTGGGCGCGCTGCCGTGCGTCGGCTCGTACACGGTCCCGAGTTCGCCGACGTTGGCGCCTGGCGCCACGCCCAGGCCGCCGATCAGCCCCGCCCCGAGATCAGAGATGATGTCGCCGTAGAGGTTCGGCAGCACCAGGACATCGTACTGCTCGGGCTTGAGGACCAGTTGCATGCAGGTGTTGTCGACTATGAGGTCCTCGAAGGCCACCCGTCCCTCGTACTCGCCCGCCACGCGCCGCGCGACGTCCAGGAAGAGGCCGTCGGTGAACTTCATGATGTTGGCCTTGTGCACGGCCGTGACCTTGCGGCGGCCGTGCTCGAGCGCGTACTCGAAGGCGAAGCGCACGATGCGCTCCGAGCCGAACACCGA
This DNA window, taken from Candidatus Tanganyikabacteria bacterium, encodes the following:
- a CDS encoding isocitrate/isopropylmalate dehydrogenase family protein, whose amino-acid sequence is MGYRVTLIPGDGTGPEITEAAVRCLEATGVRFQWERVDAGVDYMERTGDATPLPASVIESIKRNKIALKGPLTTPIGTGFRSVNVALRQELDLYACVRPCRLFSGLATRYSAVDLVIIRENTEDLYAGIEFERGSEPVREISQIVDRHLGRKIREGSALSLKPISVFGSERIVRFAFEYALEHGRRKVTAVHKANIMKFTDGLFLDVARRVAGEYEGRVAFEDLIVDNTCMQLVLKPEQYDVLVLPNLYGDIISDLGAGLIGGLGVAPGANVGELGTVYEPTHGSAPKYAGKNKVDPLAMILSGALLLRDLGESAAADLEQAISRVLADRRALTYDLCRLLGLPPEQAVGTSQMADAIVAELGQIKGHKGRPLAV